A genomic window from Brevibacillus agri includes:
- a CDS encoding putative RNA methyltransferase: MLPTRKERQAELLARHSGMLRCPVCHGALTLIHTANTASLACANRHCFDVSRHGYVHLANAGYRSKYEQEMFLARRTISEKGFFSPLHAAVSEKLAEYAATSGEPLSVLDAGCGEGSHLARIREEVKARQPVAFVGAGVDLSKAGIALAAKAHPELIWCVGDLANAPFADNRFAAILNVLSPPNTREFARMLKKDGLVIKVVPGERYLRELRECLYVQPGNRTYSNAATIQRFAASFSLIDCERVAYSFRLDQPSLAALIQMTPLTWGAEPEQLAKAHELEGGEISVEFTVLVGRK; encoded by the coding sequence GGGGCGCTGACGCTCATCCATACAGCTAATACAGCCAGCCTTGCATGCGCCAATCGCCATTGCTTCGACGTGTCGAGACACGGCTATGTGCACCTGGCGAATGCGGGCTACCGATCGAAGTACGAGCAAGAAATGTTTTTGGCGAGAAGAACCATTTCCGAGAAAGGCTTTTTTTCACCGCTGCACGCCGCCGTCAGTGAAAAGCTCGCCGAGTACGCAGCGACGAGCGGCGAGCCGTTGTCCGTGCTGGATGCCGGGTGCGGCGAAGGCTCGCATCTGGCTCGCATTCGCGAAGAGGTGAAAGCGCGGCAGCCAGTCGCGTTCGTCGGCGCTGGTGTCGATCTGTCCAAAGCGGGAATCGCCCTCGCGGCCAAGGCGCATCCCGAGCTGATCTGGTGCGTCGGCGATCTGGCCAATGCTCCGTTTGCCGACAATCGCTTTGCGGCCATCCTCAACGTGCTGTCGCCGCCCAATACGCGGGAGTTTGCGCGAATGCTGAAAAAAGACGGGCTCGTCATCAAGGTCGTGCCGGGCGAGCGATATTTGCGGGAGCTGCGCGAGTGTCTTTATGTGCAGCCGGGCAACCGGACGTATTCCAATGCAGCGACGATCCAGCGCTTCGCCGCCAGCTTTTCGCTGATCGACTGCGAGCGGGTGGCGTATTCGTTTCGGCTGGATCAGCCGAGCCTGGCGGCGCTGATCCAGATGACGCCGCTGACGTGGGGGGCCGAGCCAGAGCAACTGGCAAAGGCGCATGAGCTGGAGGGCGGAGAGATTTCTGTCGAGTTTACGGTTCTTGTTGGGAGAAAGTGA
- a CDS encoding sigma 54-interacting transcriptional regulator, whose protein sequence is MDEIGDLPLHLQGKLLRVLQEKELQRLGSSGKTVPVEARIIAATHLDLQERVAAGLFRLDLYYRLHVIPIRLPSLRERREDILPLANDFLATYAKKLGKAICGFSQDTRSLLFCHDWPGNVRELANVIGYAVNMEATAWVQVGSLPAQMMQLQAAAATEKAWTENGGGAGQKQIVTLKELERSAIARAMQEVRQRNGRKEEAAALLGISRATLFRKVREYGLS, encoded by the coding sequence TTGGACGAGATCGGGGACTTGCCTTTGCATTTGCAGGGCAAGCTGTTGCGGGTGCTGCAGGAAAAAGAGCTGCAGCGGCTCGGGAGCAGCGGCAAAACGGTTCCGGTCGAAGCGCGAATTATCGCGGCGACCCATCTCGATTTGCAGGAGCGGGTCGCGGCCGGGCTGTTTCGCCTCGATTTGTACTACCGTCTGCACGTCATCCCGATCCGCTTGCCCTCCTTGCGCGAGCGCCGGGAGGATATTTTGCCGTTGGCAAACGACTTTTTGGCGACGTACGCGAAAAAGCTGGGCAAAGCGATCTGCGGTTTTTCCCAGGACACACGGTCTTTGCTCTTTTGCCACGACTGGCCGGGCAATGTCCGCGAATTGGCCAACGTGATCGGGTACGCCGTCAATATGGAGGCGACGGCCTGGGTGCAGGTCGGAAGCTTGCCCGCTCAGATGATGCAGTTGCAGGCGGCTGCGGCCACTGAGAAGGCGTGGACGGAAAACGGTGGTGGGGCCGGGCAAAAGCAAATCGTCACGCTCAAAGAGCTGGAGCGCTCCGCGATCGCCCGAGCGATGCAGGAGGTGCGGCAGCGAAACGGCCGCAAAGAGGAGGCGGCGGCGCTGCTTGGCATCAGTCGGGCTACGCTGTTTCGAAAAGTGCGGGAGTACGGGCTGTCCTGA
- the lepB gene encoding signal peptidase I yields the protein MKEIMGWIRSIAFAVVFALVLGIFVFQPYKVDGHSMDPTLQDQQRIYVSKLPHTFSYLPDYGEIVVIDSRVERERSFLDDVLSHPLVALLTGTAEDHSMYVKRVIGRPGDVLEFKNNQVYRNGEALEEPYIKETMQYVADGKWKVPADHIFVMGDNRNHSTDSRDIGFIPLDHIMGTMIENPFKTQE from the coding sequence ATGAAAGAGATCATGGGATGGATTCGTTCGATTGCTTTTGCAGTCGTTTTCGCCCTGGTCCTTGGAATCTTCGTGTTTCAGCCTTACAAGGTTGACGGTCATTCCATGGACCCGACCTTGCAGGATCAGCAGCGCATATACGTGTCCAAGCTGCCGCATACGTTTTCGTACTTGCCGGACTACGGCGAAATCGTGGTCATCGACAGCCGCGTGGAGCGCGAGCGGTCCTTTTTGGACGATGTCCTCAGCCATCCGTTGGTGGCGCTGTTGACGGGCACGGCAGAAGACCATTCGATGTACGTCAAACGCGTCATCGGCAGACCGGGCGACGTGCTGGAGTTCAAAAACAACCAGGTGTACCGCAACGGCGAAGCGCTCGAGGAGCCGTATATCAAGGAGACGATGCAGTACGTGGCTGACGGCAAATGGAAGGTGCCCGCAGACCACATTTTCGTCATGGGAGACAACCGCAACCACAGCACGGATTCCCGGGACATCGGCTTTATTCCGCTCGACCACATCATGGGCACGATGATCGAAAACCCGTTTAAGACACAAGAATAG